The Mustela nigripes isolate SB6536 chromosome 4, MUSNIG.SB6536, whole genome shotgun sequence genome includes a window with the following:
- the SEMA4G gene encoding semaphorin-4G: MWGRLWALFLSFLTATAVPGPSLRRPSRELDATPRMTIPYEELSRTRHFKGQAQNYSTLLLEESSARLLVGARGALFSLNARDIGDGAHKEIRWEASPEMQSKCHQKGKNNQTECFNHVRFLQRLNATHFYACGTHAFQPLCAAIDAEAFTLPASFEEGKEKCPYDPARGFTGLVIDGGLYTATRYEFRSVPDIRRSRHPHALRTEEAPMQWLNDAEFVFSVLVRESEASAVGDDDKVYYFFTERATDEGPSSFAQSRNSHRVARVARVCKGDLGGKKILQKKWTSFLKARLVCHIPQYELLRAVCSLDANASARTHFYAAFTLTTQWKTLEASAICRYDLAEVQAVFAGPYMEYQDGARRWGRYEGGVPEPRPGSCITDSLRTRGYNSSQDLPSLVLDFVKLHPLMARPVVPTRGRPLLLKRNVRYTHLTGTPVSTPAGPTYDLLFLGTADGWIHKAVVLGSGMHIIEETQVFKEPQSVENLVISPVQHSLYVGAPSGVIQLPLSSCSRYRSCYDCILARDPYCGWDPGTHACIVFSRSQSSRTTLIQDMERGNRGCEGHRDSGPPPPLKTRSVLRGDDVLLPCDQPSNLARALWLLNGSTGLSDGQHGYRVGVDGLLVTDIQPEHSGNYGCYAEENGLRTLLASYSLTVRPATPAPAPQAPAMPGAQLAPDVRLLYVLAIAALGGLCLLLASSLLYVACLQGGRRGRRRKYSLGRAGRAGGSAVQLQTVSGQCPGEEEEGDDGEGPGGLEGGCLQIIPGEGAPAPPPPPPPPPPAELTNGLVALPSRLRRMNGNSYVLLRQSNNGVPAGPCSFAEELSRILEKRKHTQLVEHLDESSV; encoded by the exons ATGTGGGGGAGGCTCTGGGCCCTCTTCCTGAGCTTCCTCACAGCAACGGCCGTCCCTGGACCCTCATTGCGGAGACCATCCAGAGAACTAGATGCCACCCCGCGGATGACCATCCCCTATGAAG AGCTCTCTAGGACCCGGCACTTCAAGGGTCAAGCCCAGAACTACTCAACACTGCTGCTGGAGGAGTCCTCCGCAAGACTGCTGGTTGGAGCCCGAGGTGCCCTGTTCTCTCTCAATGCCCGTGACATAGGAGATGGGGCGCACAAAGAG ATCCGCTGGGAGGCCTCCCCAGAGATGCAAAGCAAATGCcatcagaaagggaaaaacaaccaG aCGGAGTGCTTCAACCACGTGCGATTCCTTCAGCGGCTCAACGCCACCCACTTCTACGCATGTGGGACTCATGCCTTCCAGCCCCTCTGCGCCGCCATT GATGCTGAAGCCTTCACCTTGCCAGCAAGCTTcgaagaggggaaggagaagtgtCCTTACGACCCAGCCCGTGGCTTCACAGGCCTCGTCATTG ATGGAGGCCTCTACACAGCCACGCGGTATGAATTCCGAAGCGTTCCTGACATCCGCCGGAGCCGGCACCCGCACGCCCTGAGGACAGAGGAGGCGCCCATGCAGTGGCTCAACG ATGCTGAGTTTGTGTTCTCTGTCCTGGTGCGGGAGAGTGAGGCCAGCGCCGTGGGGGACGATGACAAGGTTTACTACTTCTTCACGGAGCGTGCCACTGATGAGGGCCCCAGCAGCTTTGCTCAGAGCCGCAACAGCCACCGTGTGGCCCGCGTGGCCCGTGTGTGCAAG GGAGACCTAGGAGGAAAGAAGATCTTGCAGAAGAAGTGGACCTCCTTCCTTAAGGCGCGTCTCGTCTGCCACATTCCACAGTATGAGCTGCTCCGTGCTGTCTGCAGCCTGGACGCCAACGCCTCAGCCCGCACACACTTCTACGCGGCCTTCACGCTGACCACCCAGTG GAAGACCCTAGAGGCCTCAGCCATCTGCCGCTACGACCTGGCCGAGGTGCAGGCTGTCTTCGCAGGTCCCTACATGGAGTACCAGGATGGTGCCCGGCGCTGGGGCCGCTATGAGGGTGGGGTGCCGGAGCCTCGGCCTGGCTCA tgcATCACAGATTCACTGCGCACGCGTGGCTACAACTCATCCCAGGATTTGCCGTccctggtcctggactttgtgAAATTGCACCCACTGATGGCCCGGCCCGTGGTGCCCACACGCGGACGGCCCCTGCTGCTCAAGCGAAACGTGCGCTACACGCACCTCACAGGGACGCCTGTCTCCACGCCCGCCGGGCCCACCTATGACCTGCTCTTTCTGGGCACAG CTGATGGCTGGATCCACAAGGCTGTGGTGCTGGGCTCTGGGATGCACATTATTGAAGAGACGCAAGTGTTCAAGGAACCCCAGTCCGTGGAAAATCTGGTCATCTCTCCAGTGCAG CATAGCCTCTATGTGGGGGCCCCTAGTGGAGTCATTCAGCTACCACTGTCTAGCTGCTCCCGCTACCGCTCCTGCTACGACTGCATCCTGGCCCGGGACCCCTACTGTGGCTGGGACCCCGGCACCCATGCCTGCATCGTATTCAGCAGGTCCCAGAGTAGCAG GACGACACTGATACAGGACATGGAGAGAGGCAACCGAGGCTGCGAAGGCCACAGGGACTCGG GGCCACCACCACCCCTGAAAACTCGCTCTGTACTCCGAGGGGATGATGTCCTCCTGCCCTGTGACCAGCCATCCAACCTGGCCCGGGCCTTGTGGCTGCTTAATGGGAGCACGGGCCTGAGTGACGGGCAGCACGGCTACCGTGTGGGTGTGGATGGGCTACTGGTGACAGACATACAGCCTGAGCACAGTGGCAACTATGGTTGCTATGCCGAGGAGAACGGCCTCCGCACCCTGCTGGCCTCCTACAGCCTCACCGTCCGGCCAGCCACACCGGCCCCAGCTCCGCAAGCCCCTGCCATGCCCGGGGCGCAGCTGGCACCTGACGTGAGGCTGCTCTACGTGCTGGCCATCGCTGCACTTGGCGGCCTCTGCCTCCTTCTAGCTTCCTCCCTCCTCTACGTGGCCTGTCTTCAGGGAGGCAGACGAGGGCGGCGAAGGAAATACTCTCTGGGTCGGGCAGGCCGGGCAGGGGGCTCGGCCGTGCAGTTGCAGACCGTTTCAGGCCAGTGtcctggagaggaagaggagggcgACGacggggaggggcctgggggacTGGAAGGTGGCTGCCTCCAGATCATCCCTGGGGAGGGAGCCCCAGCCCCACCgcctccacctcccccacccccgccggccGAGCTGACCAACGGGCTGGTGGCTCTGCCCAGCCGGCTGCGCAGGATGAACGGCAACAGCTACGTGCTCCTGAGGCAGAGCAACAATGGAGTGCCAGCAGGGCCCTGCTCGTTCGCGGAGGAGCTCAGCCGCATCCTGGAGAAGAGGAAGCACACGCAGCTCGTGGAGCACCTGGACGAGAGCTCTGTCTGA
- the MRPL43 gene encoding large ribosomal subunit protein mL43, with translation MTARGTPSRFLASVLHNGLGRYVQQLQRLSFSLSRDAASSRGAREFVEQEVADFARRNPGVVIYVNSRPCCVPRVVAEYLNGAVREESIHCKSVEEIATLVQKLADQSGLDVIRIRKPFHTDSPSIQGQWHPFTNKPTTLGGLRPREVQDAAIAQVQVP, from the exons ATGACGGCGCGCGGGACCCCGAGCCGCTTCTTGGCCAGTGTCCTCCACAACGGGCTGGGTCGCTACGTGCAGCAGCTGCAGCGTCTCAGCTTTAGCCTCAGCCGCGATGCGGCGTCGTCTCGCGGCGCCAG GGAGTTCGTGGAACAGGAGGTGGCCGACTTCGCCCGACGGAACCCGGGGGTCGTAATATACGTGAACTCGCGGCCGTGCTGTGTGCCCAGAGTAGTGGCCGAATACC TTAACGGGGCAGTGCGCGAGGAGAGCATCCACTGCAAGTCCGTCGAGGAAATTGCGACGCTCGTGCAGAAGCTGGCGGACCAGTCGGGTTTGGATGTGATCCGTATCCGCAAGCCCTTCCACACGGACAGCCCTAGCATCCAGGGTCAGTGGCACCCCTTCACCAACAAACCGACAACGCTAGGTGGGCTGCGCCCGCGAGAGGTTCAAGACGCTGCCATAGCCCAGGTGCAAGTGCCATGA
- the TWNK gene encoding twinkle mtDNA helicase isoform X1: MWVLLRGGYPLRILLPLRGEWMGRRGLPRSLVPGPPRRRYRKEALPALEVPVLPVTATEIRQYLRAHGIPFQDGHSCLRAPSPFVKALQLKDQTGATASFSLFIDKTTGRFLCMSSLAEGSWEDFQASVEGQGDGAREGVLLGEAPEAEDSEEIRRIWDRAIPLWELPEPEEAQLARVMFGLTKVTDDTLKRYSVRYLRPARSLVFPWFSPGGMGLRGLKLLSAEGQGNEVHYKETTIPRPGIYCNLFGLPLISRRDVEVVLTSRELDSLALNQSTGLPTLALPRGTACLPPALLPYLEQFRRIVLWLGDDLRSWEAAKLFARKMNPKRCSLVRPGDQQPRPLEALNRGLNLSRILRTALPAWHKSIVSFRQLREEVLGELSNVEQAAGIRWNRFPDLNRLLKGHRKGELTVFTGPTGSGKTTFISEYALDLCTQGVNTLWGSFEISNVRLARVMLTQFAVGRLEEQLDRYDEWADRFEDLPLYFMTFHGQQSIRTVIDTMQHAVYVYDICHVVIDNLQFMMGHEQLSTDRIAAQDYIVGAFRKFATDNSCHVTLVIHPRKEDDDKELQTASIFGSAKASQEADNVLILQDRKLVTGPGKRYLQVSKNRFDGDVGVFPLEFNKSSLTFSIPPKSKARLKKVKDDNGLVTKKPSSGRKGAVPQNSETCLGQAHHSNQPNPSKPSR, encoded by the exons ATGTGGGTACTTCTTCGAGGTGGGTACCCCCTCCGTATCCTGCTGCCCCTGCGTGGGGAGTGGATGGGTCGGAGAGGCCTGCCCAGAAGCTTGGTCCCAGGCCCTCCTCGCAGAAGGTACAGGAAGGAGGCTCTCCCAGCCTTGGAGGTACCAGTGTTGCCTGTAACTGCAACTGAAATCCGTCAGTATTTGCGAGCACATGGGATCCCCTTCCAGGATGGCCACAGCTGCCTGCGGGCACCAAGCCCCTTTGTGAAGGCCTTGCAGCTCAAGGACCAGACTGGTGCTACTGCTTCCTTCAGCCTTTTCATTGACAAGACCACAGGCCGCTTTCTCTGCATGAGCAGCCTAGCAGAGGGGAGCTGGGAAGACTTCCAGGCCAGCGTGGAGGGGCAAGGGGACGGGGCTAGAGAGGGGGTCCTGCTTGGTGAGGCCCCAGAAGCTGAGGACAGTGAGGAGATCCGGAGGATCTGGGACCGAGCCATACCTCTTTGGGAGCTGCCTGAACCAGAGGAGGCCCAGCTGGCTCGTGTGATGTTTGGCCTTACCAAAGTGACAGATGACACACTCAAGCGTTACAGTGTCCGGTATTTGCGGCCCGCTCGCAGCCTTGTCTTCCCTTGGTTCTCCCCTGGAGGTATGGGATTACGAGGCTTGAAGCTACTAAGTGCTGAAGGCCAGGGAAATGAAGTACATTATAAGGAAACCACCATTCCCCGGCCTGGTATCTACTGCAATCTGTTTGGATTACCACTGATCAGTCGGCGAGATGTTGAGGTGGTACTGACAAGTCGTGAGCTGGACAGCCTGGCCTTGAACCAATCCACAGGACTGCCCACCCTTGCCCTACCCCGAGGAACGGCCTGCTTACCCCCTGCCTTGCTCCCTTACCTCGAACAGTTTCGACGTATTGTGCTCTGGCTGGGAGATGACCTTCGGTCTTGGGAAGCTGCCAAGTTGTTTGCCCGAAAAATGAATCCCAAGCGATGCTCCCTGGTGCGGCCTGGGGACCAGCAGCCCCGTCCCCTTGAGGCCCTGAACCGAGGCTTAAATCTTTCTCGTATTCTGCGTACTGCCCTGCCTGCCTGGCACAAGTCTATTGTGTCTTTCCGGCAGCTTCGGGAAGAGGTGCTAGGAGAACTGTCAAATGTGGAGCAGGCAGCTGGCATACGCTGGAACCGCTTCCCAGACCTCAATCGTCTCTTGAAGGGTCATCGGAAGGGTGAGCTGACAGTCTTCACAG GGCCAACAGGCAGTGGAAAGACGACATTCATCAGTGAGTATGCCCTGGACTTGTGTACCCAGGGGGTAAACACACTCTGGGGTAGCTTTGAGATCAGCAACGTGAGACTAGCCCGGGTCATGCTGACACAGTTTGCTGTGGGGCGGCTAGAAGAGCAATTGGACAGATACGACGAGTGGGCCGACCGCTTTGAAGACCTGCCTCTCTATTTCATGACTTTCCACGGGCAGCAGAGCATCAG gaCTGTCATAGACACAATGCAACATGCAGTATACGTCTATGACATTTGTCACGTGGTCATCGACAATCTGCAGTTCATGATGGGGCATGAGCAGCTGTCCACAGACAG GATTGCGGCTCAAGACTACATCGTTGGGGCCTTTCGAAAGTTTGCAACAGACAATAGCTGCCATGTGACACTGGTCATTCATCCCCGGAAGGAGGACGATGATAAGGAACTGCAGACAGCATCAATTTTTGGTTCAGCCAAA gCAAGCCAGGAAGCAGACAACGTTCTGATTCTACAGGACAGGAAGCTGGTCACTGGTCCAGGGAAACGGTATCTGCAGGTGTCCAAGAACCGCTTTGATGGAGATGTAGGTGTCTTCCCACTGGAATTCAACAAGAGCTCTCTTACCTTCTCCATTCCACCAAAGAGCAAGGCTCGGCTCAAGAAGGTCAAGGATGACAATGGGCTAGTGACCAAAAAGCCCTCTTCTGGCAGAAAGGGAGCTGTGCCCCAGAACTCTGAGACTTGCTTGGGTCAGGCCCATCACTCCAACCAGCCAAACCCCTCCAAGCCCTCAAGGTGA
- the TWNK gene encoding twinkle mtDNA helicase isoform X2: MGRRGLPRSLVPGPPRRRYRKEALPALEVPVLPVTATEIRQYLRAHGIPFQDGHSCLRAPSPFVKALQLKDQTGATASFSLFIDKTTGRFLCMSSLAEGSWEDFQASVEGQGDGAREGVLLGEAPEAEDSEEIRRIWDRAIPLWELPEPEEAQLARVMFGLTKVTDDTLKRYSVRYLRPARSLVFPWFSPGGMGLRGLKLLSAEGQGNEVHYKETTIPRPGIYCNLFGLPLISRRDVEVVLTSRELDSLALNQSTGLPTLALPRGTACLPPALLPYLEQFRRIVLWLGDDLRSWEAAKLFARKMNPKRCSLVRPGDQQPRPLEALNRGLNLSRILRTALPAWHKSIVSFRQLREEVLGELSNVEQAAGIRWNRFPDLNRLLKGHRKGELTVFTGPTGSGKTTFISEYALDLCTQGVNTLWGSFEISNVRLARVMLTQFAVGRLEEQLDRYDEWADRFEDLPLYFMTFHGQQSIRTVIDTMQHAVYVYDICHVVIDNLQFMMGHEQLSTDRIAAQDYIVGAFRKFATDNSCHVTLVIHPRKEDDDKELQTASIFGSAKASQEADNVLILQDRKLVTGPGKRYLQVSKNRFDGDVGVFPLEFNKSSLTFSIPPKSKARLKKVKDDNGLVTKKPSSGRKGAVPQNSETCLGQAHHSNQPNPSKPSR, from the exons ATGGGTCGGAGAGGCCTGCCCAGAAGCTTGGTCCCAGGCCCTCCTCGCAGAAGGTACAGGAAGGAGGCTCTCCCAGCCTTGGAGGTACCAGTGTTGCCTGTAACTGCAACTGAAATCCGTCAGTATTTGCGAGCACATGGGATCCCCTTCCAGGATGGCCACAGCTGCCTGCGGGCACCAAGCCCCTTTGTGAAGGCCTTGCAGCTCAAGGACCAGACTGGTGCTACTGCTTCCTTCAGCCTTTTCATTGACAAGACCACAGGCCGCTTTCTCTGCATGAGCAGCCTAGCAGAGGGGAGCTGGGAAGACTTCCAGGCCAGCGTGGAGGGGCAAGGGGACGGGGCTAGAGAGGGGGTCCTGCTTGGTGAGGCCCCAGAAGCTGAGGACAGTGAGGAGATCCGGAGGATCTGGGACCGAGCCATACCTCTTTGGGAGCTGCCTGAACCAGAGGAGGCCCAGCTGGCTCGTGTGATGTTTGGCCTTACCAAAGTGACAGATGACACACTCAAGCGTTACAGTGTCCGGTATTTGCGGCCCGCTCGCAGCCTTGTCTTCCCTTGGTTCTCCCCTGGAGGTATGGGATTACGAGGCTTGAAGCTACTAAGTGCTGAAGGCCAGGGAAATGAAGTACATTATAAGGAAACCACCATTCCCCGGCCTGGTATCTACTGCAATCTGTTTGGATTACCACTGATCAGTCGGCGAGATGTTGAGGTGGTACTGACAAGTCGTGAGCTGGACAGCCTGGCCTTGAACCAATCCACAGGACTGCCCACCCTTGCCCTACCCCGAGGAACGGCCTGCTTACCCCCTGCCTTGCTCCCTTACCTCGAACAGTTTCGACGTATTGTGCTCTGGCTGGGAGATGACCTTCGGTCTTGGGAAGCTGCCAAGTTGTTTGCCCGAAAAATGAATCCCAAGCGATGCTCCCTGGTGCGGCCTGGGGACCAGCAGCCCCGTCCCCTTGAGGCCCTGAACCGAGGCTTAAATCTTTCTCGTATTCTGCGTACTGCCCTGCCTGCCTGGCACAAGTCTATTGTGTCTTTCCGGCAGCTTCGGGAAGAGGTGCTAGGAGAACTGTCAAATGTGGAGCAGGCAGCTGGCATACGCTGGAACCGCTTCCCAGACCTCAATCGTCTCTTGAAGGGTCATCGGAAGGGTGAGCTGACAGTCTTCACAG GGCCAACAGGCAGTGGAAAGACGACATTCATCAGTGAGTATGCCCTGGACTTGTGTACCCAGGGGGTAAACACACTCTGGGGTAGCTTTGAGATCAGCAACGTGAGACTAGCCCGGGTCATGCTGACACAGTTTGCTGTGGGGCGGCTAGAAGAGCAATTGGACAGATACGACGAGTGGGCCGACCGCTTTGAAGACCTGCCTCTCTATTTCATGACTTTCCACGGGCAGCAGAGCATCAG gaCTGTCATAGACACAATGCAACATGCAGTATACGTCTATGACATTTGTCACGTGGTCATCGACAATCTGCAGTTCATGATGGGGCATGAGCAGCTGTCCACAGACAG GATTGCGGCTCAAGACTACATCGTTGGGGCCTTTCGAAAGTTTGCAACAGACAATAGCTGCCATGTGACACTGGTCATTCATCCCCGGAAGGAGGACGATGATAAGGAACTGCAGACAGCATCAATTTTTGGTTCAGCCAAA gCAAGCCAGGAAGCAGACAACGTTCTGATTCTACAGGACAGGAAGCTGGTCACTGGTCCAGGGAAACGGTATCTGCAGGTGTCCAAGAACCGCTTTGATGGAGATGTAGGTGTCTTCCCACTGGAATTCAACAAGAGCTCTCTTACCTTCTCCATTCCACCAAAGAGCAAGGCTCGGCTCAAGAAGGTCAAGGATGACAATGGGCTAGTGACCAAAAAGCCCTCTTCTGGCAGAAAGGGAGCTGTGCCCCAGAACTCTGAGACTTGCTTGGGTCAGGCCCATCACTCCAACCAGCCAAACCCCTCCAAGCCCTCAAGGTGA